The proteins below are encoded in one region of Lactuca sativa cultivar Salinas chromosome 3, Lsat_Salinas_v11, whole genome shotgun sequence:
- the LOC111888320 gene encoding ubiquitin domain-containing protein DSK2a codes for MGVEGESTQTGVSTVDGGDAEIALNIRCSNGNKFSVRASLGSTVVDFKDLLAQNCDVPANQQRLIYKGRILKDDQTLDSYGLQADHTIHMVRGSAPAPADAPPAIGNPNTPSLGSQGGVPNEGLGLGGPGSGAPLFPGLGFGGLGGSGAPFGSGLPEFEQVQQQLTQNPNMMRDMMNMPAVQNILNNPEIMRGMIMSNPQMREIIDRNPELAHILNDPAILRQTLEAARNPELMREMMRNTDRAMSNIESSPEGFNMLRRMYENVQEPFLNATTTGGTTNDPGSNPFAALLGNQGPAVNVNNNNNNNPETTPGSAAPNSNPLPNPWGAPAGGVQPTRAPNVSGLGGLGLPGADRTGGMPDMSQLLQNPAVSQMMQSLLSNPQYMEQIVSQNPQLRSMFDSNPQLREMMQNPEVLRQLTSPQMMQQMMSLQQLLPQLNQPQSTLNPTQTGASPGSQNNMGLDMLMSMFGGLGAGGMGVPNVPDVAPEQLYATQLSQLQEMGFFDVQENIRALRATSGNVHAAVERLLGNFGP; via the exons ATGGGTGTCGAGGGAGAGTCAACTCAAACGGGTGTCTCCACCGTTGACGGTGGCGATGCAGAAATCGCCCTCAACATCCGATGCTCTAACGGCAATAAGTTCTCGGTGCGAGCGAGCCTCGGATCAACCGTCGTCGATTTCAAAGATCTGTTGGCTCAAAACTGCGATGTCCCTGCCAATCAACAGAGGTTGATTTATAAAGGAAGAATCCTCAAGGATGATCAAACCCTAGATAGTTACG GGTTGCAGGCAGATCATACAATTCACATGGTGCGTGGTTCTGCTCCTGCTCCAGCTGATGCTCCTCCTGCCATTGGAAACCCTAATACTCCATCACTTGGTTCTCAAGGTGGTGTTCCCAATGAAGGGCTGGGCTTAGGAGGACCTGGCTCAGGTGCACCCCTATTTCCTGGCCTTGGTTTTGGTGGACTTGGTGGCTCTGGTGCACCCTTTGGGTCTGGACTACCTGAATTCGAACAAGTTCAGCAACAACTAACCCAAAACCCAAACATGATGAGAGACATGATGAACATGCCAGCTGTTCAAAATATCTTAAACAACCCTGAAATCATGCGTGGAATGATCATGAGCAATCCTCAGATGCGTGAAATCATTGACAGAAACCCTGAGCTTGCTCATATCTTGAATGACCCTGCAATTTTAAGACAGACACTTGAAGCTGCAAGGAACCCTGAACTTATGCGTGAGATGATGCGTAACACTGATAGGGCCATGAGTAACATTGAATCATCTCCTGAAGGCTTCAACATGCTTAGACGTATGTATGAAAATGTTCAAGAACCTTTCTTGAATGCCACAACAACTGGTGGAACCACAAATGATCCTGGTTCTAACCCGTTTGCAGCCTTACTTGGGAACCAGGGTCCTGCTGTTAAtgttaacaacaacaacaacaacaaccctgaaACAACTCCAGGCTCTGCAGCTCCTAATTCTAACCCACTTCCTAACCCTTGGGGTGCCCCTGCTG GTGGTGTTCAGCCAACAAGGGCACCGAATGTATCTGGGTTAGGTGGTCTTGGTTTACCAGGGGCAGACAGGACAGGTGGCATGCCGGACATGAGCCAGCTGTTGCAGAATCCAGCTGTTTCTCAGATGATGCAAAGCTTGCTTTCAAATCCCCAGTATATGGAGCAG ATTGTGAGTCAAAACCCTCAACTTCGCAGTATGTTCGATTCTAACCCTCAGTTGAGGGAGATGATGCAGAATCCAGAGGTGCTTCGTCAGTTAACTTCACCTCAAATGATGCAG CAAATGATGTCTTTACAGCAGCTTCTACCTCAGCTTAATCAACCACAATCAACTTT GAATCCTACTCAGACTGGTGCTTCTCCTG GATCACAAAACAATATGGGATTAGACATGTTGATGAGTATGTTTGGTGGACTTGGAGCTGGTGGCATGGGAGTCCCAAATGTCCCTGATG TGGCACCAGAGCAACTTTATGCAACTCAACTGTCTCAACTTCAGGAGATGGGGTTCTTTGATGTGCAAGAGAATATTAGGGCTTTACGTGCTACTTCGGGCAATGTTCATGCTGCTGTTGAGAGACTTTTGGGGAACTTTGGTCCATGA